One Marinibacterium anthonyi genomic region harbors:
- the rna_2 gene encoding Ribonuclease I precursor, which yields MRQSVAGLILRLGLVPGLMLGLVPGLTLGLTLGLVLGGTTARADSPGEFDYYIMSLSWSPNWCALEGDRRQAPQCDQDYGWTLHGLWPQNEQGWPDYCTTHEPAPSRKMTAGMTDIMGSSGLAWHQWKKHGTCSGLAPDDYFALSRVAYDRIRRPDVFRKLNDPVRLPASVVEEAFLKDNPDLTPDMVTVTCQDGYVQEVRVCFTRGLEPRPCGGGTRRDCGLDDALFTPLR from the coding sequence ATGCGGCAGAGCGTGGCGGGATTGATCCTCAGGCTGGGCCTGGTGCCGGGTCTGATGCTGGGCCTGGTGCCGGGCCTGACGCTGGGCCTGACGCTGGGCCTGGTGCTGGGCGGGACGACGGCCCGCGCGGACAGCCCCGGTGAATTCGACTATTACATCATGTCGCTCAGCTGGTCGCCGAACTGGTGCGCGCTGGAAGGCGACCGCCGCCAGGCGCCGCAATGCGACCAGGATTACGGCTGGACGCTGCACGGGTTGTGGCCGCAGAACGAACAGGGCTGGCCGGATTACTGCACCACGCACGAACCGGCGCCGTCGCGCAAGATGACCGCCGGGATGACGGATATCATGGGCAGTTCGGGGCTGGCCTGGCACCAGTGGAAAAAGCACGGGACCTGTTCGGGCCTGGCACCGGACGATTATTTCGCGCTGTCGCGGGTGGCCTATGACCGGATCCGCCGGCCCGACGTCTTCCGCAAGCTCAACGATCCTGTGCGGTTGCCCGCCTCGGTCGTGGAAGAGGCGTTCCTGAAGGACAATCCCGACCTGACGCCGGACATGGTGACGGTGACCTGCCAGGACGGGTACGTGCAGGAGGTCCGCGTCTGTTTCACCCGCGGGCTGGAACCGCGGCCCTGCGGCGGCGGCACAAGGCGCGATTGCGGGCTGGACGACGCGCTGTTCACGCCTCTCCGCTAG
- a CDS encoding putative dienelactone hydrolase, whose protein sequence is MRFFVLLILALAGGAAAAADPVPVGFRTLDVPGIQAVAWYPTDQSAPVTMVADNKVFFGVPVVRDAPISGTAHPVALLSHGYSGLWRNQAWLAERLARAGFIAVALDHPGTTFGDMDPAWATHLAERPYQVSRVLDAVLADPQLGPDIDPDRISVIGHSLGGSTALFLAGGVFDPARLDKACGNDTAKIVCNLYRKGGLTATSAPVSARDPRVSAVVLLDMEGIRAFTPDSLVQLQVPVLALVSGVEDPALPLAWEGRTQANRLPPATSRYAEIVGATHFSFMSTCKPGASAMLGEDAFVCDGETVPRTDLHAEIARTVINFLTAGKHLAFALQ, encoded by the coding sequence ATGCGCTTTTTCGTTCTTCTCATTCTTGCCCTGGCGGGTGGCGCGGCGGCTGCGGCCGACCCCGTTCCTGTCGGGTTCCGCACGCTCGACGTTCCCGGCATTCAGGCCGTCGCCTGGTATCCGACCGATCAATCCGCGCCGGTGACGATGGTGGCGGACAACAAGGTGTTCTTTGGCGTGCCCGTGGTCAGGGACGCCCCGATATCGGGAACCGCGCATCCGGTCGCGCTGCTTTCGCACGGGTACAGCGGGCTTTGGCGCAATCAGGCCTGGCTGGCCGAGCGGCTGGCCCGGGCCGGGTTCATAGCAGTCGCGCTGGACCATCCCGGAACGACCTTCGGCGACATGGATCCGGCCTGGGCCACGCATCTTGCCGAACGCCCGTACCAGGTGTCGCGCGTGCTTGACGCGGTGCTGGCGGACCCGCAACTGGGCCCGGACATCGACCCCGATCGCATATCGGTCATCGGCCACTCGCTTGGCGGCTCGACGGCGCTGTTTCTGGCGGGCGGCGTGTTCGACCCGGCCCGGTTGGACAAGGCTTGCGGCAACGACACGGCCAAGATCGTCTGCAATCTCTATCGCAAGGGCGGTCTTACCGCGACATCGGCCCCGGTCTCTGCCCGCGATCCACGGGTTTCAGCGGTGGTTCTGCTTGACATGGAAGGCATCCGCGCCTTCACGCCGGACAGCCTCGTCCAGCTTCAGGTTCCGGTTCTGGCGCTGGTCTCAGGGGTCGAAGACCCCGCCCTTCCGCTGGCGTGGGAAGGACGGACGCAGGCCAACCGACTGCCACCCGCGACAAGCCGGTATGCAGAGATTGTCGGCGCGACGCATTTCTCCTTCATGAGCACCTGCAAGCCAGGAGCTTCGGCGATGCTTGGCGAAGATGCCTTTGTCTGCGACGGGGAAACCGTACCACGGACGGATCTGCACGCCGAAATAGCCCGGACAGTCATCAATTTCCTGACAGCCGGTAAGCACTTGGCGTTTGCCCTGCAATAG
- the ybaB gene encoding Nucleoid-associated protein YbaB, with protein MLKGLGGLGDMAKMMKAAQDMQTKMGELQEQMAEMTVDGESGAGLVKVTATLKGELKSLDIDPSILGGDDKEVVEDLILAAVKDAQAKAAEASQAEMAKLTESLGIPKDMKLPF; from the coding sequence ATGCTCAAGGGACTTGGCGGGCTTGGCGACATGGCCAAGATGATGAAGGCCGCGCAGGACATGCAGACCAAGATGGGCGAGCTGCAGGAACAGATGGCCGAAATGACCGTCGACGGGGAATCCGGCGCCGGGCTGGTCAAGGTGACGGCGACGCTGAAGGGCGAGCTGAAATCGCTGGATATCGATCCGTCGATCCTGGGCGGTGACGACAAGGAAGTGGTCGAGGACCTGATCCTGGCCGCCGTGAAGGACGCGCAGGCAAAGGCGGCAGAGGCAAGCCAGGCCGAAATGGCCAAGCTGACCGAAAGCCTGGGCATTCCCAAGGACATGAAGCTGCCGTTCTGA
- a CDS encoding putative protein involved in cation transport produces MPSLPTRRPIALTAEHVARVYREIPDPGLTSPTHTPMTDEEKTDFANRLLAENDGKPFWVFAYGSLIWKPAFEYDERLPCLLHGWHRSFCMDMRGWRATPDQPGLMLALDRGGSCSGVAYRMPEDDQLGRMIRLIEREGGFRQMIPWVRWVTLRAGGESFRGLVFYCTPADAKMQGDGDGEGRLIRLSMQDQTHRIARAVGHAGSCAEYLFNTVTHLEDLGIHDSYMWKLQELVADEIDAVHGAPEAAE; encoded by the coding sequence ATGCCCTCCCTGCCCACCCGCCGCCCCATAGCCCTGACCGCCGAACACGTCGCGCGCGTCTACCGCGAGATCCCCGATCCCGGTTTGACCTCGCCCACGCACACGCCGATGACGGACGAGGAAAAGACCGATTTCGCGAACCGCCTGCTGGCCGAGAACGACGGCAAGCCGTTCTGGGTCTTTGCCTACGGGTCGCTGATCTGGAAACCGGCTTTCGAATACGACGAACGGCTGCCCTGCCTTCTGCACGGCTGGCACCGGTCCTTCTGCATGGACATGCGCGGCTGGCGCGCCACGCCCGATCAGCCCGGGCTGATGCTGGCGCTCGACCGGGGCGGGTCCTGTTCCGGCGTCGCCTACCGCATGCCCGAAGATGACCAGCTGGGCCGCATGATCCGCCTGATCGAACGCGAAGGCGGCTTCCGCCAGATGATCCCCTGGGTGCGCTGGGTCACCCTGCGCGCCGGCGGCGAAAGCTTCCGCGGGCTGGTGTTCTACTGCACCCCCGCCGATGCCAAGATGCAGGGCGACGGCGACGGCGAAGGCCGCCTGATCCGCCTGTCCATGCAGGACCAGACCCATCGCATCGCCCGCGCCGTGGGTCACGCGGGCAGCTGCGCCGAATACCTGTTCAACACGGTCACCCACCTGGAAGACCTGGGCATCCACGACAGCTACATGTGGAAACTGCAGGAACTCGTCGCCGACGAGATCGACGCGGTCCACGGCGCGCCCGAAGCCGCCGAATAG
- the slyA_1 gene encoding Salmolysin, whose product MTFTRTTSPGYLTNHLARLFAQGLQARIRPLGLSTGTFPIMLQLWERDGRSQRELVDALGIEQATVANSLNRMERDGLIARRPDDHDGRIKRTWLTERGRSLHAPAVAAAEAVNEDALAGLSPHERADLVRLMTRAIAGFGKAQV is encoded by the coding sequence ATGACCTTCACGCGCACCACATCGCCCGGATACCTGACGAACCACCTGGCGCGGCTGTTCGCGCAGGGGCTGCAGGCCCGGATCCGGCCGCTGGGCCTGTCGACGGGGACCTTCCCGATCATGCTGCAGCTTTGGGAAAGGGACGGGCGCAGCCAGCGCGAGCTGGTCGATGCGCTGGGGATCGAACAGGCGACGGTGGCCAATTCGCTGAACCGGATGGAACGCGACGGGCTGATCGCGCGGCGGCCCGACGATCACGACGGGCGGATCAAGCGGACCTGGCTGACGGAGCGCGGCCGGTCCCTGCACGCCCCGGCGGTGGCGGCGGCAGAGGCCGTGAACGAAGACGCGCTCGCCGGGCTATCCCCGCACGAGCGCGCCGATCTGGTTCGATTGATGACCAGGGCCATTGCCGGGTTCGGCAAGGCCCAGGTTTGA
- the ppsC_1 gene encoding Beta-ketoacyl-acyl-carrier-protein synthase I, translated as MPDMMRAVEISEPGGPEVLKLADRPVPTPGHGQVVIKVAYAGVNRPDALQRAGSYAPPPGASDLPGLEASGEVVAIGAGVTDLTPGDLVCALLPGGGYAEYVATPAAHCLPVPDGLGLKDAACLPETFFTVWTNVFLRGGLQAGERFLVHGGSSGIGTTAIQLAKHFGARVFATAGSDDKCQACTALGAERAINYRDEDFVAVLKAEGGANLILDMVGGDYLPRNVTALADEGRLVQIAFLQGPKVELNFAQVMMRRLTITGSTLRPQSDLAKGRIAEDLKTHVWPLLASGQIAPVMDSEFPMAEAAAAHARMEGSGHIGKIVLKVGG; from the coding sequence ATGCCTGACATGATGCGCGCCGTCGAGATATCCGAACCCGGCGGCCCCGAGGTCCTGAAACTTGCCGACCGGCCCGTGCCGACGCCGGGCCATGGCCAGGTGGTGATCAAGGTCGCCTATGCCGGGGTCAACCGCCCCGACGCGCTGCAGCGCGCGGGTTCCTACGCGCCGCCTCCGGGCGCCAGCGACCTGCCGGGTCTCGAAGCGTCCGGCGAAGTGGTGGCCATCGGCGCCGGCGTGACGGACCTGACCCCGGGCGACCTGGTCTGCGCGTTGCTGCCGGGCGGGGGGTATGCGGAATACGTGGCCACACCGGCCGCCCATTGCCTGCCGGTCCCCGACGGTCTGGGCCTGAAGGACGCCGCCTGCCTGCCCGAGACGTTCTTTACCGTCTGGACCAACGTCTTCCTGCGCGGTGGCCTGCAGGCCGGTGAACGGTTCCTGGTGCATGGCGGATCGTCCGGCATCGGCACCACGGCGATCCAGCTGGCGAAGCATTTCGGCGCCCGGGTCTTTGCCACCGCCGGATCGGACGACAAGTGTCAGGCCTGTACTGCGCTTGGCGCCGAACGCGCGATCAACTACCGGGACGAGGATTTCGTGGCGGTGCTCAAGGCCGAGGGTGGCGCGAACCTGATCCTCGACATGGTCGGCGGCGATTACCTGCCCCGCAATGTCACGGCGCTGGCCGACGAAGGCCGGCTGGTGCAGATCGCCTTCCTGCAGGGGCCCAAGGTCGAACTGAACTTCGCCCAGGTGATGATGCGCCGCCTGACGATCACCGGATCCACGCTGCGCCCGCAAAGCGACCTGGCCAAGGGCCGGATCGCCGAGGACCTGAAGACCCATGTCTGGCCGCTGCTGGCGTCCGGGCAGATCGCCCCGGTGATGGACAGCGAATTCCCAATGGCCGAAGCCGCGGCCGCCCATGCGCGCATGGAAGGGTCCGGCCATATCGGCAAGATCGTCCTGAAGGTCGGGGGGTAA
- the cdhR_1 gene encoding Carnitine catabolism transcriptional activator, producing the protein MPAIPLPFVVSGILVLFVLRLMTRRGRDLWFLIFVGACALQTTLVGMRWSLGLGEVRFIQPVLAAFLPLFALAAFMSLRSGVVSRWHLLWPAAVIVCWWALPAAIDWLLIVEFTAYAIAILALPLPDEAMTHVRIGDEWAVPYARIGTAALLLLSALSDLIVSVALADGDHAAAPPVIAAILSVILVGLAGGLLGWAVGVTPEETDAPLPGVPEEAPPATEEEQAILVAVEAALAQGLYRDHDLTLERLARRTAIPARKISRAVNRLREGSVTDMVNGYRAREAMRLLRESDLPITQIMLDCGFQTKSNFNRAFKAIAGQTPSAYRLSGN; encoded by the coding sequence ATGCCCGCAATCCCCCTCCCGTTCGTCGTCTCCGGCATACTTGTCCTCTTCGTTCTGCGCCTGATGACGCGTCGAGGACGAGATCTCTGGTTCCTGATCTTCGTTGGTGCCTGTGCCCTCCAGACGACGCTGGTTGGCATGCGCTGGAGCCTTGGCCTCGGCGAGGTTCGCTTCATTCAACCGGTGCTTGCTGCGTTTCTGCCACTGTTTGCCCTTGCGGCGTTCATGTCGCTTCGCAGTGGTGTGGTATCGCGCTGGCACCTCCTTTGGCCCGCCGCCGTGATCGTGTGCTGGTGGGCGCTGCCCGCCGCGATCGATTGGTTGCTGATCGTCGAGTTCACGGCCTACGCCATCGCGATCCTGGCGTTGCCCTTGCCTGACGAGGCCATGACGCATGTGCGGATCGGGGATGAATGGGCGGTCCCCTATGCGCGGATCGGAACCGCCGCGCTGCTGCTTCTAAGCGCGTTGTCCGACCTGATCGTGTCGGTCGCACTGGCAGATGGCGACCACGCGGCCGCGCCGCCCGTCATTGCAGCCATTCTGAGTGTCATCCTGGTGGGACTGGCCGGCGGTCTGCTGGGATGGGCGGTGGGCGTCACGCCCGAGGAGACCGATGCGCCCTTGCCAGGTGTCCCGGAAGAGGCCCCGCCGGCGACGGAGGAAGAGCAGGCCATTCTTGTGGCCGTGGAAGCGGCCTTGGCACAGGGGCTTTACCGCGACCACGATCTGACGCTGGAGCGGCTCGCGCGACGCACGGCGATCCCGGCGCGAAAGATCTCCCGCGCCGTGAACCGCCTTAGGGAGGGCAGCGTGACCGATATGGTCAACGGGTACCGCGCGCGCGAGGCGATGCGCCTCTTGCGCGAAAGCGATCTGCCCATAACCCAGATCATGCTCGACTGTGGATTTCAAACCAAGTCCAACTTCAATCGCGCGTTCAAGGCTATTGCAGGGCAAACGCCAAGTGCTTACCGGCTGTCAGGAAATTGA
- the ytcD_1 gene encoding putative HTH-type transcriptional regulator YtcD: MQPGSDESEWREDCAPRRVLEIFSTKWTSMILHTLHARHDGEARTGVLQRSLPGISKKMLVQTLREMEMSGLIDRHVESTVPPAVRYSLTPLGRRFVGLVDLVYDWGRDNSDALDEMQARATSRREKA; encoded by the coding sequence ATGCAGCCGGGCAGCGACGAAAGCGAATGGCGCGAGGATTGCGCCCCGCGGCGGGTTCTCGAGATCTTCTCGACGAAATGGACCAGCATGATCCTGCACACGCTGCACGCCCGCCACGACGGCGAGGCGCGGACCGGAGTGCTGCAGCGGAGCCTGCCGGGCATTTCCAAGAAGATGCTGGTGCAGACCCTGCGCGAGATGGAGATGAGCGGTCTGATCGACCGGCATGTCGAGAGCACCGTGCCCCCTGCCGTGCGCTACAGCCTTACCCCGCTTGGGCGCCGTTTCGTGGGCCTGGTCGATCTGGTCTATGATTGGGGACGCGATAATTCCGACGCGCTGGACGAGATGCAGGCCAGGGCGACATCGCGGCGGGAAAAGGCCTGA
- a CDS encoding putative anti-sigmaE protein: MKEEMEFDDDTMLAAEFALGLLSGAELAEAQRRVSEDPVFAAEVTRWEIELSEMAVELTPEPVPRGAQAALEARLFGAPEGAAGAVPRRVLAALAFWRAISIVAVLAVAMLGYLLVTDRPAPEPLRAAEIVSDDGGFRFLAVLDEGAGVLQVTRVAGDAPSGRVLQVWAHGPDQPAVSVGLFGDGDTARLHLPLALRGVQGTFTMGISEEPPGGSQQDGPSGNVMGRGEIRL; the protein is encoded by the coding sequence ATGAAGGAAGAGATGGAGTTCGACGACGACACCATGCTGGCAGCCGAGTTCGCGCTTGGCCTTCTCTCGGGAGCAGAGCTTGCCGAGGCGCAGCGGCGTGTGTCCGAGGACCCTGTCTTTGCCGCAGAGGTGACCCGGTGGGAGATCGAGCTGTCGGAGATGGCTGTCGAACTGACGCCCGAACCGGTGCCCCGGGGCGCGCAGGCCGCGCTGGAGGCGCGGCTGTTCGGGGCGCCCGAGGGCGCGGCCGGGGCGGTGCCACGGCGGGTGCTGGCGGCCCTGGCCTTCTGGCGGGCGATCAGCATCGTGGCGGTGCTGGCGGTGGCGATGCTGGGCTACCTGCTGGTGACGGACCGGCCCGCGCCCGAACCGCTGCGCGCGGCCGAAATCGTGTCGGACGATGGCGGTTTCCGGTTCCTGGCGGTGCTGGACGAAGGCGCGGGCGTGCTGCAGGTGACGCGGGTGGCGGGCGATGCGCCCTCGGGCCGGGTGCTGCAGGTCTGGGCGCACGGGCCGGACCAGCCGGCGGTGTCGGTGGGCCTGTTCGGCGACGGCGATACCGCGCGGCTTCACCTGCCGCTGGCGCTGCGCGGGGTTCAGGGCACCTTTACCATGGGTATCAGCGAAGAACCCCCGGGCGGATCGCAGCAGGACGGGCCGTCGGGGAATGTGATGGGCCGGGGCGAGATCCGGCTGTAA
- the qorA_1 gene encoding Quinone oxidoreductase 1, translating into MALTAIIEEHGGSDKFKLVDIEVGDPGPGEIRIDHKACGLNFIDVYQRTGLYPMSLPHALGMEAAGVVAAVGDGVTHLKPGDRAAYAAAPPGAYTQARVMPAAQVCPLPDGISFDEGAAMMLKGMTVEYLFHRTTPLKAGDTVLFHAAAGGVGLIACQWAKSEGITLIGTAGTDEKCALAMENGATHCINYNTTDFTPKVRELTGGKGVDAVMDSIGKDTFIGSLDCLKPLGMMISFGNASGPVDAFNLGILGQKGSLKVTRPTLFTHLADHATCQQMAQHLFSKVLSGEVKIHIDQRFPLADVALAHDALEARKTTGSTILEL; encoded by the coding sequence ATGGCGCTGACCGCAATCATCGAAGAGCATGGCGGCTCGGACAAGTTCAAGCTGGTGGACATCGAGGTGGGCGACCCCGGTCCGGGCGAGATCCGCATCGACCACAAGGCCTGCGGGCTGAACTTCATCGACGTCTACCAGCGCACGGGCCTTTACCCGATGTCGCTGCCCCATGCTCTTGGTATGGAAGCCGCCGGCGTTGTCGCCGCCGTGGGCGATGGCGTGACCCACCTGAAGCCGGGCGACCGCGCCGCCTATGCCGCCGCCCCTCCGGGCGCCTACACCCAGGCGCGGGTCATGCCCGCCGCGCAGGTCTGCCCGCTGCCCGACGGAATATCCTTCGACGAAGGCGCGGCGATGATGCTGAAGGGCATGACCGTCGAATACCTGTTTCACCGCACCACGCCGCTGAAGGCGGGCGACACGGTGCTGTTCCACGCCGCCGCCGGGGGCGTCGGGCTGATCGCCTGCCAATGGGCGAAATCCGAAGGCATCACCCTGATCGGCACCGCCGGCACGGACGAGAAATGCGCGCTGGCCATGGAAAACGGCGCGACCCACTGCATCAACTACAACACCACCGATTTCACCCCGAAGGTCCGCGAACTGACCGGCGGCAAGGGCGTCGACGCGGTGATGGATTCCATCGGCAAGGACACGTTCATCGGCTCGCTCGATTGTCTCAAGCCGCTGGGGATGATGATCTCGTTCGGCAATGCCTCGGGCCCGGTCGACGCCTTCAACCTCGGCATCCTCGGGCAGAAGGGATCGCTCAAGGTGACGCGGCCGACACTGTTCACCCACCTGGCCGATCACGCCACCTGCCAGCAGATGGCGCAGCATCTGTTCTCCAAGGTGCTGTCGGGGGAAGTGAAGATCCACATCGACCAGCGCTTCCCGCTGGCCGATGTCGCCTTGGCGCATGACGCGCTCGAGGCGCGCAAGACCACCGGATCGACAATTCTCGAACTTTGA
- a CDS encoding putative integral membrane protein, with amino-acid sequence MTQTIGNPLSWTARAVGATGAHLAETATEIGSGIDAHPPKVRVLTRDDIVFALRAGWEDMQALRADALCLVAIYPLIGLTLIAMSFQAGLIPMIVPLIAGFALLGPVASVGLYEMSRRREAGLDVHWSDGFAVLRSPSFGAIAALALYLGVMMVLWMLLAAEIYAATLGPEPPASVAAFVGDAFTTLRGWEMIVLGAIVGGALALAVLAVSVVSFPLLVDRKVGLPVAVVTSVRVTRENPGVILGWGCIVLVALVLGALPFLLGLVIVLPVLGHATWHLYRRAVT; translated from the coding sequence ATGACCCAGACAATCGGAAATCCGCTGAGCTGGACCGCCAGGGCGGTGGGCGCCACGGGCGCGCACCTGGCCGAGACGGCCACCGAAATCGGCAGCGGCATCGACGCGCATCCGCCGAAGGTGCGGGTGCTGACGCGCGACGACATCGTCTTTGCGCTGCGCGCCGGGTGGGAGGACATGCAGGCGCTGAGGGCGGATGCCCTGTGCCTGGTGGCGATCTATCCGCTGATCGGCCTGACGCTGATCGCGATGAGCTTTCAGGCCGGGCTGATCCCCATGATCGTGCCGCTGATCGCGGGGTTCGCCCTGCTGGGGCCGGTCGCCTCGGTCGGGCTGTACGAGATGAGCCGGCGGCGCGAGGCCGGGCTGGACGTGCACTGGAGCGACGGGTTCGCCGTATTGCGCTCGCCCTCCTTCGGGGCGATCGCGGCGCTGGCGCTGTACCTGGGCGTGATGATGGTGCTCTGGATGCTGCTGGCGGCCGAGATCTATGCCGCGACGCTGGGGCCGGAACCGCCCGCATCGGTCGCGGCCTTCGTCGGCGACGCCTTCACCACCCTGCGCGGCTGGGAGATGATCGTGCTGGGCGCGATCGTCGGCGGCGCGCTGGCGCTGGCGGTGCTGGCGGTCAGCGTGGTGTCGTTCCCGCTGCTGGTGGACCGCAAGGTCGGGCTGCCGGTGGCGGTCGTGACCTCGGTCCGGGTCACGCGCGAGAACCCCGGCGTGATCCTGGGCTGGGGCTGCATCGTGCTGGTGGCGCTGGTGCTGGGCGCCCTGCCCTTCCTGCTGGGCCTGGTGATCGTCCTGCCGGTACTGGGCCACGCGACCTGGCATCTGTATCGCCGGGCGGTGACCTGA
- the sigK_1 gene encoding Sigma-K factor: METGDREELERLLGRIALGDRQAFAALFDTSGPKLFALSLRVLKDQAEAQDALQDTFVKIWRHADRFQVTDHHPMSWLFTIARNTAIDRLRARRTTEDIADHAHHLTSPGAGPEAALVAASEAGRIRACLAELPEDRRAAVQRAYLDGDSYADLADAFGIPLNTVRTWLRRGLMSLRECMSR; the protein is encoded by the coding sequence ATGGAGACCGGGGACCGGGAAGAGCTTGAGCGTCTGCTTGGCCGCATCGCCCTGGGCGATCGGCAGGCCTTTGCCGCGCTTTTCGATACCTCGGGTCCGAAACTTTTCGCCCTGTCCCTGCGTGTCCTGAAGGACCAGGCCGAGGCGCAGGACGCGCTGCAGGACACGTTCGTCAAGATCTGGCGGCATGCGGACCGGTTCCAGGTCACCGATCATCACCCGATGAGCTGGCTGTTTACCATCGCCCGCAACACGGCCATCGACCGGCTGCGGGCGCGCAGGACGACGGAGGATATCGCAGACCACGCGCACCACCTGACCAGCCCCGGCGCCGGGCCCGAAGCGGCCCTGGTGGCCGCGTCCGAGGCCGGGCGGATCAGGGCCTGCCTGGCCGAATTGCCCGAGGATCGGCGTGCTGCGGTGCAGCGTGCCTATCTGGACGGCGACAGCTATGCGGATCTGGCCGATGCCTTCGGCATTCCACTGAACACCGTGCGCACATGGCTGCGGCGCGGGTTGATGTCGCTGCGGGAGTGCATGTCCCGATGA
- the recR gene encoding Recombination protein RecR, which produces MSSTRDIDALIEMMAKLPGLGPRSARRAVLHLIRKRALLLTPLADLMQTVAVTARECLRCGNVGTSDICDICASEKRATGEICVVEDVADLWAMERGGSFKGRYHVLGGTLSALDAVGPEDLRIPQLLQRVEDENVTEVILALNATVDGQTTAHYIADQLEGRVRLTSLAQGVPIGGELDYLDDGTISAALRARKDI; this is translated from the coding sequence ATGTCATCGACACGCGATATCGATGCGCTGATCGAGATGATGGCCAAGCTGCCCGGGCTTGGCCCCCGGTCGGCGCGTCGTGCGGTTCTGCACCTGATCCGCAAGCGGGCGCTGTTGCTGACCCCGCTGGCGGACCTGATGCAGACCGTCGCCGTCACGGCGCGCGAATGCCTGCGCTGCGGCAATGTCGGCACGTCCGACATTTGCGACATCTGCGCCAGCGAGAAACGCGCCACGGGCGAAATCTGTGTCGTGGAAGACGTCGCCGACCTGTGGGCGATGGAACGGGGCGGGTCGTTCAAGGGACGCTATCACGTGCTGGGCGGGACGCTGTCGGCGCTGGACGCCGTGGGCCCCGAGGATCTGCGCATTCCGCAGCTGCTGCAGCGCGTCGAGGATGAAAACGTGACCGAGGTCATCCTGGCGCTGAACGCCACGGTCGACGGGCAGACCACCGCCCATTACATCGCCGATCAGCTGGAAGGCCGGGTGCGGCTGACATCGCTGGCGCAGGGCGTGCCGATCGGCGGCGAGCTGGACTACCTGGACGATGGCACGATATCCGCCGCGCTGCGGGCGCGGAAAGATATCTGA
- a CDS encoding Putative NADH-flavin reductase: MSKRALVVGATGIQGSALATRLITEGFEVFGLARHPSDQPGVTPVAADLLAPDSLGRALEGIKPTHVFLATWVRKQTEAENIRVNAQMLRNLFDALRPAGSVAHVALVTGLKHYLGPFEAYGKGALPQTPFREDQGRLDVENFYYAQEDELFAAAARDGFTWSVHRPHTVIGKALGNAMNMGQTLAVYATICRETGRPFRFPGSQVQWDSLTDMTDARQLAAQAVWAATNAAGRNQDFNVVNGDVFRWSWMWHRIADWFGIEAEEFDGTVRPLEQQMAGDAGIWAGIAKRHGLVESDLGRLASPWHTDADLGRPIEVVTDMSKARKLGFTGYVPTDDAFRTLFEQLRADRIIPDS; the protein is encoded by the coding sequence ATGTCCAAACGCGCATTGGTGGTCGGAGCCACCGGCATCCAGGGCAGCGCCCTGGCGACCAGGCTGATCACGGAAGGCTTCGAGGTGTTCGGCCTGGCCCGCCACCCCTCGGACCAGCCCGGGGTTACCCCGGTGGCCGCCGACCTGCTGGCGCCGGACTCCCTTGGCCGCGCCCTGGAAGGGATCAAGCCCACGCATGTCTTTCTGGCCACCTGGGTGCGCAAACAGACCGAAGCCGAGAACATCCGCGTCAACGCGCAGATGCTGCGCAACCTCTTTGACGCGCTGCGTCCGGCAGGATCCGTCGCGCATGTGGCGCTGGTCACCGGACTGAAGCACTACCTCGGCCCGTTCGAGGCCTACGGCAAGGGCGCCTTGCCTCAGACGCCCTTCCGCGAGGACCAGGGCCGGCTCGACGTCGAGAACTTCTACTACGCCCAGGAGGACGAGCTTTTCGCCGCGGCCGCGCGCGACGGCTTCACCTGGAGCGTCCATCGCCCGCACACCGTCATCGGCAAGGCCCTGGGCAATGCCATGAACATGGGCCAGACGCTGGCCGTCTACGCCACCATCTGCCGCGAAACCGGCAGGCCCTTCCGCTTTCCCGGATCGCAGGTGCAATGGGATTCGCTGACCGACATGACCGATGCCCGCCAGCTCGCGGCGCAGGCGGTCTGGGCGGCGACGAATGCGGCAGGGCGGAACCAGGATTTCAACGTCGTCAACGGCGATGTCTTCCGCTGGAGCTGGATGTGGCACCGGATCGCGGACTGGTTCGGCATCGAGGCGGAAGAGTTCGACGGGACGGTGCGCCCGCTGGAACAGCAGATGGCCGGGGACGCCGGGATCTGGGCAGGGATCGCCAAGCGCCACGGGCTTGTCGAAAGCGACCTGGGCCGCCTTGCCTCGCCCTGGCATACGGATGCCGATCTGGGCCGGCCGATCGAGGTGGTCACCGACATGTCCAAGGCCCGCAAACTCGGTTTCACCGGCTATGTCCCGACAGATGACGCGTTCCGCACCTTGTTCGAACAGCTTCGCGCGGACCGCATCATCCCGGATTCATGA